The Janthinobacterium lividum genome has a window encoding:
- a CDS encoding ATP-binding protein, which yields MASFRKRLLLVHLAVILAIVACTALAGYWGLSRAVHGQLDAALLALAETEMAMLPAAPRHPVQVHEVAPGLAPPSLTRLDRLVQIIDGEGRVLARSRNLEAAQLPAPPALLARLAAGDTVFETLPKFGEEPLRMVSIPVSSSGAGLAVQVAGSLDDTNHVLAAATVLFGAMALALLAAVGLAGEMLTRRVLGAIDDVVDQAHSIGEASLHQRLPHPGTQDEIGRLVDTLNAMLDRLEHGYDAQRRFTADASHELRSPLSRLRTEIEITLRRPRESPEYVDALASCLDEVQRLTTLVEELLMLTRLDVGQERNAVETIALNPLVQAAAQRLEKAAAQRGIRIVFDAGAPVQARVAAGPVDLVLANLLDNAVKFSPSGSSITVHVAREGEHALVGVADAGPGIGVEDLPHLFERFYRGAQARAGEAPGFGLGLALSQAIVHAYGGSIEAQNRPEGGALFLLRLPASN from the coding sequence GTGGCTAGCTTTCGCAAGCGATTGCTGCTGGTGCACCTGGCCGTCATCCTCGCCATCGTCGCCTGCACGGCGCTGGCCGGCTACTGGGGCCTGTCGCGCGCCGTGCATGGCCAGCTCGATGCGGCCCTGCTGGCGCTGGCCGAGACGGAAATGGCCATGCTGCCGGCCGCGCCGCGCCATCCCGTGCAGGTGCACGAGGTGGCGCCGGGCCTGGCGCCGCCCTCATTGACGCGCCTCGACCGCCTGGTGCAGATCATCGATGGCGAAGGCCGCGTGCTGGCGCGCAGCCGCAACCTGGAGGCGGCGCAGCTGCCGGCGCCTCCCGCCCTGCTGGCGCGCCTGGCGGCCGGCGACACCGTCTTCGAAACCCTGCCCAAGTTTGGCGAAGAGCCGCTGCGCATGGTCTCGATTCCCGTGTCTTCATCCGGCGCAGGCCTGGCGGTGCAGGTGGCCGGTTCGCTCGACGACACCAATCATGTGCTGGCCGCGGCCACCGTGCTGTTTGGCGCCATGGCGCTGGCCTTGCTGGCGGCCGTGGGACTGGCCGGCGAAATGCTCACGCGCCGCGTGCTGGGCGCCATCGACGACGTGGTGGACCAGGCGCATTCGATCGGCGAAGCCAGCCTGCACCAGCGCCTGCCCCATCCCGGCACGCAGGACGAAATCGGCCGCCTGGTCGATACCCTGAACGCCATGCTGGACCGCCTGGAGCACGGCTATGATGCGCAGCGCCGCTTCACGGCCGACGCCTCGCACGAATTGCGCTCGCCCCTGTCGCGCCTGCGCACGGAAATCGAAATCACCCTGCGCCGCCCGCGCGAGTCGCCCGAGTATGTCGACGCGCTGGCGTCCTGCCTCGATGAAGTGCAGCGCCTGACGACCCTGGTGGAAGAACTCTTGATGCTCACGCGCCTGGACGTGGGACAGGAGCGCAATGCCGTGGAAACCATCGCACTCAATCCGCTCGTGCAGGCGGCCGCGCAGCGCCTGGAAAAGGCGGCAGCGCAGCGCGGCATCCGCATCGTTTTTGATGCAGGCGCGCCCGTGCAGGCGCGGGTGGCGGCCGGCCCGGTGGACCTGGTGCTGGCCAATCTGCTGGATAACGCCGTGAAGTTTTCACCGTCCGGCAGCAGCATCACCGTGCACGTGGCGCGCGAGGGCGAGCACGCGCTGGTGGGCGTTGCCGACGCGGGACCGGGCATCGGCGTGGAAGACTTGCCGCATCTGTTTGAACGTTTTTACCGGGGCGCCCAGGCGCGCGCGGGCGAGGCGCCCGGCTTCGGCCTGGGCCTGGCCCTGTCACAAGCCATCGTGCATGCGTACGGCGGCAGTATTGAGGCGCAGAATCGCCCGGAAGGTGGCGCGCTGTTCCTCCTGCGCCTGCCCGCGTCAAATTGA
- a CDS encoding response regulator transcription factor has protein sequence MRILLVEDDRKAARLLARGLQEEGFVIDVAHSAEEGEDESYAVDYDVIVLDWMLPGKQGIDFCRDLRARGIQTPVLMLTARDATADRVAGLNTGADDYLTKPFEFEELLARIRALLRRSDISRPLVLALADLTLDPVSHQATRAGTPLVLTPKEYAILLILLRQAGEVVSRARLAEQIWQADLIGIDNLIDVHVRNLRGKVDAPGLPPLIHTVRGRGFRLAENNGG, from the coding sequence ATGAGAATCCTCCTGGTGGAAGACGACCGCAAGGCGGCGCGCCTGCTGGCCCGTGGCTTGCAGGAAGAAGGCTTTGTCATTGACGTGGCGCACAGCGCGGAAGAGGGCGAGGATGAAAGCTACGCCGTCGACTACGACGTGATCGTGCTGGACTGGATGTTGCCGGGCAAGCAGGGCATCGATTTTTGCCGCGACTTGCGCGCGCGTGGCATCCAGACGCCCGTGCTGATGCTGACCGCGCGCGACGCCACGGCCGACCGGGTGGCCGGCCTGAACACGGGCGCCGACGATTACCTGACCAAACCGTTCGAATTCGAGGAGCTGCTGGCGCGCATCCGCGCCTTGCTGCGCCGCTCTGACATCAGCCGCCCGCTGGTGCTGGCGCTGGCCGATTTGACGCTCGATCCCGTCAGCCACCAGGCGACGCGGGCCGGTACGCCGCTGGTGCTGACACCCAAGGAATATGCGATTCTATTGATCCTGCTGCGCCAGGCGGGCGAAGTGGTCAGCCGCGCGCGTCTGGCCGAGCAGATATGGCAGGCGGACCTGATCGGCATCGACAACCTGATCGACGTCCACGTGCGCAACCTGCGAGGAAAAGTGGATGCGCCGGGCCTGCCGCCCTTGATTCATACGGTGCGCGGACGCGGTTTCCGCCTGGCGGAAAACAATGGTGGCTAG
- a CDS encoding efflux RND transporter permease subunit: MWMTKVSIQNPVFATMVMVALVVLGIFSYRGLGVESMPSVQFPFAAIEVNYPGASPEAVENDITRPIEDAVNTVSGIKTIRANSWEGRAGIYLEFELSTNMDKAMQDLRDKVALVRPRFPKEAKDPFIARAEGDNERPIATIVLTSTGHDLRSLSTMTEQIISKRFQGVAGVGQVKLRGLRARQILISMKPIELNAQGIGVDEVIRAIQATNTNLPAGSISHGAAEQLVRVEGKIKDAREFGKIIVARRAIGPVYLDQVATVVDGEQEELSISRMNGQQAVTMEITKVQDANVVEVGTGILKVAADLQKTLPPDIKLRVLDDESERVQSQLNNVKRTIIEGAVLTMVIVFLFLHSWRSTIITGLTLPISVLASFIAMKAFGFTLNFLTLMALSLCIGLLIDDAIVVRENIVRHLGMGKNHYKAANDGTNEIGLAVMATTFAIVAVFVPVAFMDGIIGRFFLQFGITVAVAVLVSLFVSFTLDPMLSSVWRDPVKDRFKYAPWLGRFMAWIETGIDRLHVWYGKVLEVALRWRKTTLATAVALFAGSLMLVPMIGGEMFPETDQGWVNLRFKTPVGSSLAYTDSKVRQIETALKEFPEIDSLVANIGTPDGRNAAEVNLKLTDLKTHKRRSQQELEKLIRERLAPIAGITLSVGNRPIFIAILGTDEGELDEVAHRLMDKMRTIKGLADMEYSQEGANPSTTVKINNELASDLGLSVQQIGNALRPFVAGDTVSHWLASDGQNYDVNVQLPKSGRQKVADLADLSLASSKLDANGKPIMIPLRQVVEFVPSSSPQVLKRQALQRRVAIYAGVQGRPAGDVDADVQKAIKSIDLPPGVRFDVAGNAQQMAETMGGAMMALGIAVIFIYLVLASQFGSFLQPIAIMVSLPLSLIGVLLALLITGSTLNIFSVIGFIMLMGLVTKNAILLVDFTNQRQREGLGQFEALMEAGQVRLRPILMTTLAMVFGMLPMAIGMGDGGESQAPMGRAVIGGVITSTLLTLVVVPVAYTYLDSLGKRAARFFGGSGGEHAHAESGDDGKAHAH; encoded by the coding sequence ATGTGGATGACCAAAGTCAGTATTCAAAACCCCGTCTTCGCCACCATGGTCATGGTGGCGCTGGTGGTGCTGGGCATCTTCTCCTACCGTGGCCTGGGCGTGGAAAGCATGCCCAGCGTGCAGTTTCCGTTCGCCGCCATTGAAGTGAACTACCCGGGTGCCTCGCCCGAAGCCGTGGAAAACGACATCACGCGCCCCATCGAGGACGCCGTCAACACCGTCAGCGGCATCAAGACCATCCGCGCCAACTCGTGGGAAGGACGCGCCGGCATCTACCTGGAATTCGAGCTGTCGACCAACATGGACAAGGCCATGCAGGACTTGCGCGACAAGGTGGCCCTGGTGCGCCCGCGCTTCCCGAAAGAAGCCAAGGACCCGTTCATCGCCCGCGCCGAAGGCGACAACGAACGCCCCATCGCCACCATCGTGCTGACGTCGACCGGGCATGACTTGCGCTCGCTGTCGACCATGACGGAGCAGATCATCAGCAAGCGCTTCCAGGGCGTGGCCGGCGTGGGGCAAGTCAAGCTGCGCGGCCTTCGCGCGCGCCAGATCCTCATCAGCATGAAACCGATCGAACTCAATGCCCAGGGCATCGGCGTCGATGAAGTCATCCGCGCCATCCAGGCCACGAATACCAATTTGCCGGCCGGCTCCATCAGCCATGGCGCTGCCGAACAGCTGGTGCGCGTGGAAGGCAAGATCAAGGATGCGCGCGAATTCGGCAAGATCATAGTCGCGCGCCGCGCCATCGGCCCCGTCTACCTGGACCAGGTAGCCACCGTGGTCGACGGCGAACAGGAAGAATTGTCGATCTCGCGCATGAACGGCCAGCAAGCCGTGACCATGGAAATCACCAAGGTGCAGGACGCCAACGTGGTGGAAGTGGGCACCGGCATCCTGAAAGTGGCGGCCGACCTGCAAAAGACGCTGCCGCCCGATATCAAGCTGCGCGTGCTGGACGACGAATCGGAACGCGTGCAAAGCCAGCTCAATAACGTCAAGCGCACCATCATCGAAGGCGCCGTGCTGACCATGGTGATCGTCTTCCTGTTCCTGCACTCGTGGCGCTCGACCATCATCACGGGCTTGACCCTGCCAATCTCCGTGCTGGCCAGCTTCATCGCCATGAAGGCCTTCGGCTTCACCCTGAACTTCCTGACCCTGATGGCGCTGTCCCTGTGCATCGGCCTGTTGATCGATGACGCCATCGTCGTGCGCGAAAACATCGTGCGCCACCTGGGCATGGGCAAGAACCACTACAAGGCGGCCAACGACGGCACCAATGAAATCGGCCTGGCCGTGATGGCCACCACGTTCGCCATCGTCGCCGTGTTCGTGCCGGTGGCCTTCATGGACGGCATCATCGGCCGCTTCTTCCTGCAGTTCGGCATCACCGTGGCGGTCGCCGTTCTCGTCTCCCTGTTCGTCAGCTTCACGCTCGACCCCATGTTGTCGTCCGTCTGGCGCGACCCCGTCAAGGACCGCTTCAAGTACGCGCCGTGGCTGGGCCGCTTCATGGCCTGGATCGAGACAGGCATCGACCGCCTGCACGTCTGGTACGGCAAGGTACTGGAAGTGGCCCTGCGCTGGCGCAAGACGACGCTGGCCACGGCCGTCGCGCTGTTCGCGGGCAGCCTGATGCTCGTGCCCATGATCGGCGGCGAGATGTTCCCGGAAACGGACCAGGGCTGGGTCAACCTGCGCTTCAAGACGCCCGTCGGTTCCAGCCTCGCCTACACGGATTCCAAGGTGCGCCAGATCGAAACGGCCCTGAAGGAATTTCCCGAAATCGACAGTCTCGTGGCCAATATCGGCACGCCGGATGGACGCAATGCGGCCGAGGTGAACCTGAAACTGACGGACCTCAAGACGCACAAGCGCCGCTCGCAGCAGGAACTGGAAAAGCTGATCCGCGAACGCCTGGCGCCGATTGCCGGCATCACCCTGTCGGTCGGCAACCGCCCCATCTTCATCGCCATCCTGGGCACGGATGAAGGCGAGCTCGATGAAGTGGCGCACCGCCTGATGGACAAGATGCGCACCATCAAGGGCCTGGCCGACATGGAATACAGCCAGGAAGGCGCCAATCCGTCGACCACCGTGAAGATCAACAACGAGCTGGCCAGCGACCTGGGCTTGTCGGTGCAGCAGATCGGCAATGCCCTGCGTCCGTTTGTCGCGGGCGACACGGTCAGTCACTGGCTGGCGTCCGACGGGCAAAACTACGATGTCAACGTGCAGCTGCCCAAATCGGGCCGTCAGAAAGTGGCCGACCTGGCCGACCTGTCGCTGGCGTCCAGCAAGCTCGATGCGAATGGCAAGCCGATCATGATTCCGCTGCGCCAGGTGGTCGAATTCGTGCCGTCGTCCAGCCCGCAGGTGCTGAAACGCCAGGCCTTGCAGCGCCGCGTCGCCATCTATGCGGGCGTGCAGGGCCGTCCTGCCGGCGACGTCGACGCTGACGTGCAGAAAGCCATCAAGTCCATCGACCTGCCGCCCGGCGTGCGCTTCGACGTGGCCGGCAATGCGCAGCAGATGGCTGAAACCATGGGCGGCGCGATGATGGCCCTGGGGATCGCCGTGATTTTCATCTACCTGGTGCTCGCGTCCCAGTTCGGCAGCTTTTTGCAGCCAATCGCCATCATGGTGTCCTTGCCGCTGTCGCTGATCGGCGTGCTGCTGGCCCTCCTGATCACGGGCAGTACCCTGAACATCTTCTCCGTGATCGGCTTCATCATGCTGATGGGCTTAGTCACCAAAAATGCGATTCTGCTGGTCGACTTCACCAACCAGCGCCAGCGCGAAGGACTGGGGCAATTCGAGGCGCTGATGGAAGCGGGGCAAGTACGTTTGCGCCCCATCCTGATGACGACCCTGGCGATGGTGTTCGGCATGCTGCCGATGGCCATCGGCATGGGCGACGGCGGTGAATCGCAGGCGCCGATGGGCCGCGCCGTCATCGGCGGCGTCATCACCTCGACCCTGTTGACGCTGGTGGTGGTGCCCGTCGCCTACACCTACCTCGACAGCCTGGGCAAGCGCGCCGCGCGCTTTTTCGGCGGTAGCGGCGGCGAGCACGCCCACGCCGAATCCGGCGACGATGGCAAAGCGCACGCCCACTGA
- a CDS encoding CusA/CzcA family heavy metal efflux RND transporter encodes MIDRFIATCCQRRGIVWLVLLFVAAYGVYCWKQLPIEAYPDIADVTSQIVTQVPGLGAEEIEQQITIPLERALLGTPGMHVLRTRSLFALSLITVVFEDGSDGYFTRERLQERLASVNLPYDAKPGLDPYTSPTGEIYRYTLESKTRSLRELSELQFWTVIPRLQQVRGVADVSNFGGLTTQFMLELDPAKLDSYGFSLAQVKDAINANNISGGGSVIDRGQQSYVVRGVGLLHSLDDMGNVVVSSKDGVPVLVKDLGKLAYGNVERRGILGKDDNPDTIEGITLLLKDFNPSEALAGIHAAVDDLNANVLPKDVKVVPYLDRSSLIDATLHTVSYTLGEGMLLVALVLLLFLGSPRAAAIVALTIPLALLIAFIFMHHFKIPANLLSLGAIDFGILVDGSVVVLENMLRRREREQERPLTLQDAIEATLQVARPIMFGMAVIIAAYLPLFAFQRIEYKLFSPMAYAVGAALVGALVVALVLIPGLAWLALRKPRRAFHNRALEKLTAAYGRFLERTVGKKRWVAAVCAASLAGLALLGGSIGRDFLPYLDEGSLWLQVQMPPGITLDKASEMASELRRAALEFPEVSTIVTQTGRNDDGTDYWTPSHIEASVGLHPYKSWKSGMSKQQLIAKMNARFARMPGVTVAFMQPMIDGVQDKLSGAHSDLTVKIFGNDLDEVRAIAGKVANALKTVHGASDVAVDVEPPLPNLKVELDRAKAARYGINAADVADLIATGIGGAPIGQVYVGEKSYDIAVRFPPATRSSPDAIAKLMLNAANGARIPLAQVANISTTSGESVIVREMGRRHIIVRLNARGRDLAGFLAEARPLVAQAVANEHQRISVEWGGQFENLQRAQSRLALILPMTLGAMFLLLFGQFRNLRQPALVLLAVPLAMLGGLAALHLRGMTLNVSSAVGFIALFGVAVLNAVLMLAQINRLRADEGRSLREAVLEGARDRMRPVLMTATVAALGLTPAMLATGLGSDVQRPLATVVVGGLVTATALTLLLLPALYYLIEAHVHKRQNDTEGVNHDTF; translated from the coding sequence ATGATTGACCGTTTCATCGCCACCTGCTGCCAGCGGCGCGGCATCGTCTGGCTGGTACTGCTGTTCGTCGCCGCCTACGGCGTCTACTGCTGGAAGCAGCTGCCCATCGAAGCCTATCCCGACATCGCCGACGTCACCTCGCAAATCGTCACGCAGGTGCCGGGCCTGGGCGCCGAGGAAATCGAGCAGCAGATCACGATTCCACTGGAACGCGCCCTGCTCGGCACGCCCGGCATGCATGTGCTGCGCACGCGCAGCCTGTTCGCCCTGTCGCTGATCACGGTCGTGTTCGAGGATGGCAGCGACGGCTACTTCACGCGCGAGCGCTTGCAGGAGCGCCTGGCCAGCGTGAACCTGCCGTACGACGCCAAGCCGGGGCTCGATCCCTATACCTCGCCGACGGGCGAAATCTACCGCTACACGCTGGAATCGAAAACGCGCTCCTTGCGCGAACTGTCCGAGCTGCAGTTCTGGACCGTGATACCGCGCCTGCAGCAAGTGCGCGGCGTAGCCGACGTCAGCAATTTCGGCGGCCTGACGACGCAATTCATGCTGGAACTCGATCCCGCAAAACTCGACAGCTACGGTTTCTCGCTGGCACAGGTCAAGGACGCCATCAACGCCAACAACATCAGCGGTGGCGGCAGCGTCATCGACCGCGGCCAGCAATCGTACGTGGTGCGCGGCGTGGGCTTGCTGCATTCGCTCGACGACATGGGCAATGTCGTCGTCAGCAGCAAGGACGGCGTGCCCGTGCTGGTGAAGGACCTGGGCAAGCTCGCCTACGGCAACGTGGAGCGGCGCGGCATCCTGGGCAAGGATGACAACCCCGACACCATCGAAGGCATCACCCTGCTGCTGAAGGATTTCAATCCGTCCGAGGCGCTGGCCGGCATCCATGCGGCCGTCGATGACTTGAACGCCAATGTGCTGCCAAAGGATGTGAAAGTGGTGCCCTACCTGGACCGCAGCTCGCTGATCGACGCCACCCTGCACACGGTCAGTTATACCTTGGGCGAAGGCATGCTGCTGGTCGCCCTCGTGCTGCTGCTGTTCCTGGGCAGCCCGCGCGCGGCCGCCATCGTTGCGCTGACGATCCCGCTGGCCCTGCTGATCGCCTTCATCTTCATGCACCACTTTAAAATTCCCGCCAATTTGCTGTCGCTGGGGGCGATCGACTTCGGCATCCTCGTCGACGGTTCCGTGGTGGTGCTGGAAAACATGCTGCGCCGCCGCGAGCGCGAGCAGGAGCGGCCCCTCACCCTGCAGGACGCCATCGAGGCGACCCTGCAGGTGGCGCGCCCCATCATGTTCGGCATGGCCGTCATCATTGCCGCCTACCTGCCCCTGTTCGCCTTCCAGCGCATCGAATACAAGCTGTTCTCGCCGATGGCATATGCTGTGGGCGCGGCACTCGTGGGTGCACTGGTGGTGGCGCTGGTGCTGATCCCGGGCCTGGCCTGGCTGGCCTTGCGCAAGCCGCGTCGCGCCTTCCATAACCGCGCGCTGGAAAAGCTGACGGCCGCGTACGGGCGCTTCCTCGAGCGCACGGTGGGCAAGAAGCGCTGGGTAGCCGCCGTCTGCGCCGCCTCGCTGGCGGGTCTGGCCCTGCTGGGCGGCAGCATCGGACGCGACTTCCTGCCCTATCTCGATGAAGGCTCGTTGTGGCTGCAGGTGCAGATGCCGCCCGGCATCACCCTGGACAAGGCGTCCGAGATGGCCAGTGAGCTGCGCCGCGCCGCGCTGGAATTCCCGGAAGTATCGACCATCGTCACACAGACGGGGCGCAACGACGACGGCACCGATTACTGGACACCGTCGCACATCGAGGCCAGCGTGGGACTGCATCCGTACAAAAGCTGGAAGTCAGGCATGAGCAAGCAGCAGCTGATCGCGAAAATGAACGCGCGCTTCGCCCGCATGCCCGGCGTCACGGTGGCCTTCATGCAACCGATGATCGATGGCGTGCAGGATAAATTGTCGGGCGCGCACAGCGACCTGACGGTGAAAATCTTCGGCAACGACCTCGATGAAGTGCGCGCCATCGCCGGCAAGGTGGCAAATGCCCTGAAGACTGTTCATGGCGCCTCCGACGTGGCCGTGGACGTGGAGCCGCCGCTGCCCAACCTGAAGGTGGAACTGGACCGCGCGAAGGCGGCCCGCTACGGCATCAACGCGGCCGACGTGGCCGACCTGATTGCCACCGGCATCGGCGGCGCGCCCATCGGCCAGGTGTACGTGGGCGAGAAAAGCTACGACATTGCCGTGCGCTTCCCGCCCGCCACGCGTTCCAGCCCGGACGCCATCGCCAAGCTGATGCTCAACGCCGCCAACGGCGCGAGGATTCCGCTGGCGCAGGTGGCAAACATCAGCACCACCTCGGGCGAAAGCGTGATCGTGCGCGAAATGGGACGGCGCCACATCATCGTGCGCCTGAATGCCCGTGGGCGTGACCTGGCCGGCTTCCTGGCCGAAGCGCGCCCGCTGGTGGCGCAAGCCGTGGCAAACGAGCACCAGCGCATCAGCGTCGAATGGGGCGGCCAGTTCGAAAACCTGCAGCGCGCGCAAAGCCGCTTGGCCCTGATCCTGCCGATGACCCTCGGCGCCATGTTTTTGCTGCTGTTTGGCCAGTTCCGCAACCTGCGACAGCCCGCGCTGGTCTTGCTGGCCGTGCCGCTGGCCATGCTGGGCGGCCTGGCCGCGCTGCACCTGCGCGGCATGACCTTGAACGTGTCGAGCGCCGTCGGTTTCATCGCCCTGTTCGGCGTGGCCGTCTTGAATGCCGTGCTGATGCTGGCGCAGATCAACCGCTTGCGCGCCGACGAAGGCCGCAGTTTGCGCGAGGCCGTGCTGGAAGGGGCGCGCGACCGCATGCGCCCCGTGCTGATGACGGCCACCGTGGCGGCCCTGGGTTTGACACCCGCCATGCTGGCGACAGGCCTGGGCAGCGACGTGCAGCGCCCGCTGGCCACCGTCGTGGTGGGCGGCCTGGTGACGGCGACGGCGCTGACCCTGCTGCTGTTACCGGCCCTGTATTACCTGATCGAGGCGCACGTACACAAACGCCAGAACGATACCGAAGGAGTAAACCATGACACGTTTTAA
- a CDS encoding efflux RND transporter periplasmic adaptor subunit yields the protein MNTTTRNALGASCALALACSALAGCAKPTAAAMPAAQTMHLDDGSIAVDKMSPLRQRLQVAAVQEQEIATQTEAPGSIEAMPEKLVKITPPLAGRITRLQRALGDSVKAGDPLFTLDSAELSAAYADDSKAKSALLQARQELQRQKTLFEAEIAARKEYESAQAAFAQAGSDAQASADKLAQYGAGARGTRGTRRDYVLRSPIAGTVIAMEGAQGGYWNDINAPVMTVADLSTVWLSANVAERDLAQVAVGQKASIKVDAWPGKAVEGKVAYVGAVLDPETRTVKVRVAIDNRTGTFKPGMFAHAGFAGASRRALLVPAAAVLQSGPSTRVMVERSPLVFTPRTVEVGASHGDQVEIVSGLRAGERIVVKEGVLLND from the coding sequence ATGAACACGACCACCCGCAACGCCCTGGGCGCCAGCTGCGCCCTCGCTCTCGCTTGTTCGGCCCTGGCCGGCTGCGCCAAGCCGACGGCGGCAGCCATGCCCGCCGCTCAAACCATGCACCTGGACGACGGCAGCATCGCCGTCGACAAGATGTCGCCGCTGCGCCAGCGCCTGCAGGTCGCCGCCGTGCAGGAACAGGAGATCGCCACGCAGACGGAGGCGCCAGGCAGCATCGAAGCGATGCCGGAAAAACTGGTGAAAATCACGCCGCCCCTGGCCGGCCGGATCACGCGCTTGCAGCGCGCCCTGGGCGACAGCGTGAAGGCGGGCGACCCGCTGTTCACCCTGGACTCGGCGGAACTGAGCGCCGCCTACGCGGACGACAGCAAGGCGAAGTCCGCCCTGCTACAGGCGCGCCAGGAACTGCAGCGCCAGAAAACCCTGTTCGAGGCAGAAATCGCCGCGCGCAAGGAGTACGAATCGGCGCAGGCAGCTTTTGCGCAGGCCGGCAGCGACGCCCAGGCCAGCGCCGACAAGCTGGCCCAGTACGGCGCCGGCGCACGCGGCACACGCGGCACCCGCCGCGACTATGTCCTGCGTTCACCGATCGCCGGCACCGTGATCGCCATGGAAGGCGCCCAGGGCGGCTACTGGAACGATATCAACGCGCCCGTCATGACGGTGGCCGACCTGTCCACCGTGTGGCTGTCGGCCAACGTGGCCGAGAGGGACCTGGCGCAGGTGGCCGTGGGACAAAAGGCCAGCATCAAGGTCGACGCCTGGCCCGGCAAGGCTGTCGAGGGCAAGGTCGCGTATGTGGGCGCCGTGCTCGATCCCGAGACGCGCACGGTGAAGGTGCGCGTGGCCATCGACAACCGCACCGGCACCTTCAAGCCCGGCATGTTTGCCCACGCGGGATTCGCCGGCGCCAGCCGCCGCGCCCTCCTCGTGCCTGCGGCGGCCGTACTGCAAAGCGGACCCTCGACGCGCGTGATGGTGGAGCGCAGCCCGCTGGTATTCACGCCGCGCACGGTGGAAGTGGGTGCCAGCCATGGCGACCAAGTGGAAATCGTCTCGGGCTTGCGCGCGGGCGAACGCATCGTCGTCAAGGAAGGAGTGCTGCTCAATGATTGA
- a CDS encoding MgtC/SapB family protein produces the protein MVVFDFALRVAAALTLGAMIGAERQLRQRMAGLRTNALVSVGASLFVMVSVLEGDSAGHMRIAAQVVSGIGFLGAGVIMREGMTVRGLNTAATLWCSAAIGILCGLGFALEAAIGTGFVLVANLVLRHLAQRINAHGSDAGIETESIYRVTAVCEAEQEVQVRKLMLRLISGMPALMLQSLHSEDAAHAGRIEVRADLLTPLSSLGLLEQIVSQVSLEGSVSAVRWALVNNAEFVAERGV, from the coding sequence ATGGTGGTATTTGACTTTGCGCTGCGCGTTGCCGCGGCATTGACCCTGGGCGCCATGATAGGCGCCGAACGCCAGCTGCGCCAGCGCATGGCGGGCCTGCGCACGAACGCGCTGGTGTCCGTCGGCGCCTCGCTGTTCGTGATGGTTTCCGTGCTCGAAGGCGATAGCGCCGGCCATATGCGTATCGCCGCGCAGGTGGTGTCGGGCATCGGCTTTCTGGGCGCCGGCGTCATCATGCGAGAAGGCATGACGGTGCGCGGCTTGAACACGGCCGCCACCCTGTGGTGCTCGGCCGCTATCGGCATTCTGTGCGGCCTGGGGTTTGCCCTGGAAGCGGCCATCGGCACGGGGTTCGTGCTGGTCGCCAACCTGGTGCTGCGCCACCTGGCGCAGCGCATCAACGCCCACGGCAGCGACGCGGGCATCGAGACGGAAAGCATCTACCGCGTCACGGCCGTGTGCGAGGCGGAGCAGGAAGTCCAGGTGCGCAAGCTGATGCTGCGCTTGATCAGCGGCATGCCAGCCCTGATGCTGCAATCCTTGCACAGCGAGGATGCCGCGCACGCCGGGCGCATCGAAGTGCGGGCCGACCTGCTCACGCCCTTGTCCAGCCTGGGATTGCTGGAGCAGATCGTCAGCCAGGTCAGCCTGGAAGGCAGCGTCTCGGCCGTGCGCTGGGCGCTGGTCAACAACGCGGAATTTGTCGCAGAGCGAGGAGTGTGA